A single region of the Salicibibacter cibi genome encodes:
- the rpsB gene encoding 30S ribosomal protein S2, which translates to MAVISMKQLLEAGVHFGHQTRRWNPKMSRYIFTERNGIYIIDLQKTVKKVDETYKYVRNLAADGGKILFVGTKKQAQESVREEAGRCGMYFVNQRWLGGTLTNFQTIRKRITRLKDLEKMQEDGTFDVLPKKEVTVLQKEMDRLEKFLGGIKDMKTLPDAVFIIDPRKERIAVAEARKLNIPIISIVDTNCDPDEVDYVIPGNDDAIRAVRLLTSKMADAVVEASQGEEEKVADEEQIESDPEPEPATTNAEE; encoded by the coding sequence ATGGCTGTTATTTCTATGAAACAGTTACTGGAAGCAGGTGTGCATTTCGGCCACCAAACAAGACGGTGGAACCCGAAAATGAGCCGTTATATTTTCACGGAACGAAATGGCATCTACATCATCGATTTGCAAAAAACGGTGAAGAAAGTAGATGAAACCTACAAATACGTGCGCAACTTGGCTGCGGACGGCGGCAAAATCTTGTTTGTCGGCACGAAAAAGCAGGCACAGGAATCCGTCCGGGAAGAGGCTGGCCGTTGCGGGATGTACTTTGTTAATCAACGCTGGTTAGGCGGTACATTGACAAACTTCCAAACGATCCGAAAGCGGATCACGCGCCTTAAAGATTTGGAAAAAATGCAGGAAGACGGGACGTTTGACGTCCTTCCGAAAAAAGAAGTAACGGTTTTGCAAAAAGAAATGGATCGCCTTGAGAAATTCTTGGGCGGGATCAAAGACATGAAGACACTACCGGATGCCGTTTTCATTATCGACCCTCGCAAAGAACGGATCGCCGTTGCGGAAGCACGTAAACTTAACATCCCGATCATCTCCATTGTCGATACTAATTGTGATCCGGATGAAGTGGACTACGTCATTCCGGGTAACGATGATGCCATTCGTGCGGTACGTTTGCTTACATCAAAAATGGCGGATGCTGTTGTGGAAGCAAGCCAGGGAGAAGAAGAAAAAGTGGCGGACGAAGAACAAATAGAATCGGACCCGGAACCTGAACCGGCAACGACAAACGCTGAAGAATAA
- a CDS encoding DUF6115 domain-containing protein translates to MIVFVIISVLLHAVSFAAIVYLFQKSAAPGDKIERLLKRYTNEMKEDNERLLRQLRPEQANTPKNPFRFELAQATGKLEKQEKGYEPPEPAGENEAQVTPAAQALRLAQTGKSKQEIAETLSLGYGEVELLLKKHERT, encoded by the coding sequence GTGATCGTCTTTGTAATCATAAGTGTACTTCTGCACGCCGTCTCCTTTGCCGCCATCGTCTATCTTTTTCAGAAAAGTGCCGCTCCCGGAGATAAAATTGAACGATTGTTAAAAAGATACACAAATGAAATGAAGGAAGACAACGAGCGGTTGCTCCGGCAATTACGACCCGAGCAAGCAAATACGCCAAAAAACCCCTTTCGATTCGAGCTCGCACAAGCAACCGGCAAACTTGAAAAGCAGGAAAAAGGGTATGAGCCACCTGAACCGGCAGGCGAGAACGAAGCGCAAGTAACACCTGCTGCACAAGCGTTAAGATTAGCGCAAACAGGAAAAAGCAAACAGGAGATTGCCGAGACGCTTTCCCTTGGCTACGGGGAAGTTGAACTTTTGCTAAAAAAACATGAACGAACGTAA
- a CDS encoding DUF342 domain-containing protein, whose amino-acid sequence MELTQYFKIKVSRDAMMASCFSNKPVEDRDYHDEDVLKFLHANGIVYGIDDESIRKLANDLVHVTFPLIVARGKKPTRGTDAYLEATRKNYASQEESEDFGSVDLRQVTEIPMATQNEIVARKVEATTGEAGVDVYGNPIPGLRGKDFTLRAGKNTALSEDGKSLQAILNGQLSIAGRTVHVYPVYEVPGDLTMKTGNITFNGNVVIHGSIASGYRVNADGDIHVKGSVDAAYLEAGGSIFVSQGIAGQGKGEINARYDVYSGYINQGIVFAGHDMHVSNHILHSQCEAGNALICTSGKGNVVGGQLSAGRKIKVKEAGNGLNTHTSLYIGVQEKLLTARKEAESVLLNGKEEKGKLQTLQTKMAEKERENPLLSTKDRIMKLRIRQSLSELYDRMREAYDTLQAFNDRIGERDNGGVFITHQAFVNTNVHIGKYKRRITKNRNAVNIFLSEGEIRIEQQDS is encoded by the coding sequence ATGGAACTTACACAGTACTTTAAAATAAAAGTGTCACGTGATGCAATGATGGCCAGTTGTTTTTCGAATAAACCGGTGGAAGACAGGGATTATCATGACGAAGACGTGCTAAAATTCCTGCATGCCAATGGGATTGTCTATGGCATTGACGACGAAAGCATCCGAAAATTGGCAAACGATCTGGTCCATGTAACGTTCCCATTGATTGTGGCCAGAGGAAAAAAACCGACTCGTGGAACGGATGCGTATTTGGAAGCGACACGTAAGAATTATGCATCACAAGAAGAAAGCGAAGATTTCGGTTCTGTGGATTTGCGGCAAGTAACGGAGATCCCGATGGCCACGCAAAATGAAATCGTCGCTCGCAAAGTGGAAGCCACAACAGGCGAGGCCGGCGTGGATGTATATGGAAACCCTATTCCGGGTTTAAGAGGGAAAGATTTTACGTTACGAGCCGGGAAAAACACGGCTTTGTCTGAAGACGGAAAAAGCCTGCAAGCGATTCTGAACGGCCAATTAAGCATCGCTGGCCGGACCGTGCATGTCTATCCCGTCTATGAAGTTCCCGGCGATCTAACGATGAAAACGGGAAATATTACATTTAATGGAAATGTTGTCATTCATGGTTCCATCGCTTCCGGTTATCGGGTGAATGCCGATGGAGATATCCATGTAAAAGGGTCCGTCGACGCTGCGTATTTGGAAGCAGGCGGGTCCATCTTTGTTTCCCAAGGCATTGCCGGCCAAGGGAAAGGGGAAATCAACGCGCGTTATGATGTTTATAGTGGGTATATCAATCAAGGGATTGTTTTTGCCGGTCACGATATGCATGTTTCCAATCATATTTTACACAGTCAATGCGAGGCCGGAAATGCATTGATATGCACGAGTGGAAAAGGGAATGTTGTCGGCGGACAACTTTCCGCCGGGCGAAAGATCAAAGTAAAAGAAGCAGGCAATGGATTAAACACACACACGTCCCTATACATTGGCGTGCAGGAAAAGTTGTTAACGGCCCGAAAAGAAGCGGAGAGCGTTTTGCTGAACGGAAAAGAAGAAAAGGGTAAGTTGCAAACGTTACAAACAAAAATGGCGGAGAAAGAAAGGGAGAATCCTCTTCTGTCAACGAAAGATCGAATAATGAAACTTCGGATTCGCCAGTCGTTGAGCGAGCTTTACGACCGAATGAGAGAAGCTTATGACACCTTGCAAGCCTTTAATGATCGAATAGGCGAGCGCGATAACGGAGGGGTTTTTATCACCCATCAGGCTTTCGTGAATACAAACGTGCACATCGGCAAATATAAACGCAGAATCACGAAAAACAGAAACGCGGTCAACATTTTTTTGTCCGAAGGCGAGATTCGCATCGAGCAACAAGATTCCTAA
- a CDS encoding FliA/WhiG family RNA polymerase sigma factor, with product MERPTAMEDHWARWINEKDEQAAEEILTAHAPLVDYHVQRIGATLPTNVDREDLRSQGLVGLYDALLKFDHRRDLKFYTYASFRVRGAIIDSLRKEDWLPRSSREKAKMIEDTTEKLEQQKGRYVTEHEVADTLQLSIEDVLKTTAENYMAQLLSIDQAPEDENREDTHPLMVQDPQTPTPHEEAEKNETKKQLQHLISTLPEKEKLVLSLFYHEDLTLTEIGHILRLSTSRISQLHARALFRLKQAFQKEEAKI from the coding sequence ATGGAACGACCAACTGCAATGGAGGATCATTGGGCACGATGGATCAATGAAAAAGATGAACAGGCAGCCGAAGAAATCCTAACTGCCCATGCACCGCTCGTCGATTATCATGTGCAGCGAATCGGCGCTACGCTTCCGACAAATGTAGACCGTGAGGATTTGCGATCACAGGGCTTGGTTGGCTTATACGATGCGTTGTTAAAGTTCGACCATCGCCGAGATTTAAAATTTTATACATATGCGTCTTTTCGGGTGCGCGGGGCCATCATTGACAGTTTGCGGAAAGAAGATTGGCTGCCTCGCTCTTCACGGGAAAAGGCAAAAATGATTGAGGATACGACAGAAAAGCTTGAGCAGCAAAAAGGAAGGTATGTCACGGAACACGAAGTTGCGGACACGCTTCAGCTATCCATCGAGGACGTTTTAAAAACGACAGCGGAAAATTACATGGCACAGCTCTTATCGATCGACCAAGCGCCGGAGGATGAGAACCGGGAAGATACCCATCCGTTAATGGTGCAAGATCCTCAAACGCCCACCCCTCATGAAGAGGCAGAAAAAAATGAGACAAAAAAACAGTTGCAACATCTGATATCAACGCTTCCGGAGAAAGAAAAACTCGTGCTCTCCCTCTTTTATCACGAAGATCTGACATTGACGGAAATCGGCCATATATTGCGGTTGTCCACTTCAAGGATATCCCAACTTCATGCAAGGGCGTTGTTTCGTTTAAAACAAGCATTTCAAAAAGAAGAAGCAAAAATATAA
- a CDS encoding chemotaxis protein CheD: protein MTLTQKTVKVGMADMGHCLAPNSIGSSGLGSCVAIVIYPANGAAAALAHVMLPDASIRRNDDFNHAKYADTAVPLLLETMQRLGPFRNTTLRAKIAGGANMFQRLSTVDPMMKIGERNAEAAREALKQANIPITADVTGGSEGRSVVFSLKDQSLSVRTIHGGTKLY, encoded by the coding sequence ATGACGTTGACGCAAAAAACGGTGAAAGTCGGTATGGCGGATATGGGGCATTGTTTGGCGCCGAATTCGATCGGGAGTTCCGGATTGGGATCATGTGTAGCTATCGTTATTTATCCCGCGAACGGTGCCGCGGCTGCCCTCGCCCATGTCATGTTGCCGGACGCTTCGATTCGCAGAAACGATGATTTTAACCATGCAAAGTATGCGGACACAGCTGTGCCGTTGCTCCTCGAAACGATGCAGCGACTCGGCCCTTTCCGGAACACAACGTTACGCGCGAAAATTGCCGGAGGGGCAAACATGTTTCAAAGGTTATCAACGGTTGATCCGATGATGAAGATTGGCGAGCGAAATGCCGAAGCGGCGAGAGAAGCGTTGAAACAGGCGAATATTCCAATCACGGCGGATGTGACAGGCGGATCCGAAGGACGAAGTGTTGTATTTTCACTTAAGGACCAATCGCTTTCGGTACGAACGATTCACGGCGGGACTAAGCTTTATTGA
- a CDS encoding chemotaxis protein CheC, which yields MFSIHQAELDKIREISNIGLGQAATSLSRLLDMSCKMTVPAVTLTGFDEIIELAGGPENEVAAISLKMKGAFRATMLFIFPAAHVSNIIGRLTGESTGIMDGIGNSALHEFGNIITGAYVATFADVTKLNVRSSIPDVVIDMAGAAITPSLLPLSLYGDDVILIQTYFNDWFAESPERLQAQFYLIPEPGSMNVLRTALEGMPS from the coding sequence ATGTTTTCCATCCATCAAGCAGAATTAGATAAAATTCGAGAGATAAGCAACATCGGGTTAGGCCAGGCGGCGACTTCCCTTTCCCGGTTGCTGGATATGTCGTGTAAAATGACGGTCCCGGCCGTCACTCTCACCGGCTTTGATGAAATTATCGAACTGGCGGGCGGTCCCGAAAACGAAGTTGCTGCAATTTCCCTCAAAATGAAGGGTGCGTTTCGAGCGACGATGCTGTTTATTTTTCCCGCTGCCCATGTCTCAAACATTATCGGGAGATTAACCGGCGAAAGCACCGGAATCATGGATGGCATCGGCAATTCAGCGCTTCATGAATTTGGGAATATCATTACGGGTGCGTATGTAGCGACGTTTGCCGATGTGACGAAATTGAATGTCCGATCATCGATTCCGGATGTTGTGATCGATATGGCAGGTGCGGCGATAACCCCAAGTCTTTTGCCTCTTTCGTTATACGGGGATGACGTTATTTTGATTCAAACGTATTTTAACGATTGGTTTGCAGAAAGCCCGGAACGTCTTCAGGCACAGTTTTACTTAATCCCCGAACCGGGAAGTATGAATGTCCTTCGCACTGCTTTAGAAGGGATGCCGTCATGA
- the flhA gene encoding flagellar biosynthesis protein FlhA, which yields MRARDLVILIGVILIVAMLIFPLPSPMIDVLIIVNISMSLIIILVAMNMREPLDFSIFPTVLLLATLFRVGLSVSTTRAILSRAEAGSVIDTFGSFVVGSNVLVGFVIFLILVVIQFIVIVKGAERVSEVGARFTLDAMPGKQMSIDADLNAGLITEQQAKARREKIEEEADFYGSMDGASKFVKGDAIAGIVIVLVNIIFGFIIGMLQHGMSFQEAAATYTLLTVGDGLVTQIPALLIATATGIVVTRAASDGSLGYDISEQLLAYPKLLYIAGGAILLLGLLTPINNIVTLPIALFLGVGAWMLSHRKSDNMEKEPKAAEEEERPQSTTSPEQVTELLTIDPIEFEFGYGLIPIADANQGGDLLDRVVMIRRQLALDYGIVVPVIRIRDNIQLQPNEYVIKMRGNEVTRGELLLDHYMAMSPGVEDDTVTGIETAEPAFGLPALWVDEEQKDHAEIAGFTVVDPPSVVSTHLTETIKRHAHELLGREETKQLVEHLKESHPTLVEEVTPNPLSLGDIQKVLANLLKEKISIRNLPLIFEALADYGQMVKDPRLIAEYTRQMLSRQITKAVVPNNGPLYVVTLAGTAEKKIADALQQTEHGTFLSMPPEDSGKMIEMIGREAEKLSELGQTPVILCSPAVRMHVRHLIERQFPNVPVLSYNELEPQVEIQSVGVVNVA from the coding sequence ATGCGAGCACGTGATTTAGTCATTTTAATAGGCGTCATTTTAATCGTGGCAATGCTTATTTTTCCATTGCCGTCTCCGATGATTGATGTGCTTATCATCGTCAACATCTCGATGTCACTCATCATCATCCTCGTCGCTATGAACATGAGGGAGCCGTTGGACTTTTCCATCTTTCCGACTGTGCTTTTGTTGGCGACGTTGTTTCGCGTCGGATTGAGTGTATCGACGACACGTGCGATTTTAAGCCGCGCAGAGGCGGGAAGCGTCATTGATACGTTCGGGTCATTTGTTGTCGGTTCGAACGTGCTCGTTGGTTTTGTCATTTTTCTTATTCTTGTTGTCATCCAGTTCATCGTCATCGTCAAAGGCGCGGAACGTGTTTCCGAAGTTGGCGCACGCTTTACCCTTGATGCGATGCCCGGGAAACAAATGAGCATTGATGCGGATCTTAATGCCGGATTAATTACGGAACAACAAGCAAAAGCGAGACGGGAAAAAATAGAAGAGGAAGCGGATTTTTACGGTTCGATGGACGGCGCAAGCAAATTTGTCAAAGGGGACGCGATCGCCGGCATCGTCATCGTTCTTGTGAATATTATCTTCGGTTTTATCATTGGGATGCTTCAACATGGAATGAGCTTTCAAGAAGCAGCCGCCACGTATACATTGCTCACGGTCGGGGATGGGCTCGTAACACAAATTCCGGCCCTTTTGATTGCAACAGCTACGGGCATTGTCGTGACACGGGCGGCGTCCGACGGCTCTCTCGGCTACGACATCAGCGAGCAGTTGCTTGCCTATCCAAAATTACTTTATATCGCAGGGGGTGCCATTCTGCTCCTCGGCCTGCTCACTCCGATTAACAATATTGTTACCCTGCCGATCGCCTTGTTTCTTGGAGTAGGGGCATGGATGCTGTCCCATCGCAAATCCGACAACATGGAAAAAGAACCGAAAGCAGCAGAAGAGGAAGAGCGCCCCCAAAGCACTACCTCTCCGGAACAGGTTACGGAGCTCTTGACGATTGATCCGATCGAATTCGAGTTTGGCTACGGGCTCATTCCGATTGCAGATGCAAACCAAGGAGGGGACTTGCTTGACAGAGTCGTCATGATCCGGCGCCAATTGGCACTCGATTACGGGATTGTCGTGCCTGTCATTCGCATCCGCGATAACATTCAGCTACAACCGAATGAATATGTGATTAAAATGCGTGGAAATGAAGTCACGCGCGGGGAATTGCTTCTCGATCATTACATGGCCATGAGCCCCGGTGTCGAAGATGATACGGTTACCGGCATCGAAACGGCGGAACCGGCATTTGGCCTGCCGGCGCTATGGGTGGATGAAGAGCAAAAAGATCATGCTGAAATTGCCGGGTTTACCGTTGTTGACCCGCCTTCGGTCGTATCCACCCATTTAACGGAAACGATTAAACGCCATGCCCATGAATTATTGGGGCGCGAAGAAACGAAACAACTCGTCGAACATTTGAAGGAGTCTCACCCGACGCTTGTGGAAGAGGTTACGCCAAACCCGCTGTCCCTTGGCGACATTCAAAAAGTGCTGGCAAATCTGTTGAAGGAAAAAATATCGATCCGGAATCTGCCTTTAATTTTTGAAGCGTTGGCGGACTATGGGCAAATGGTCAAAGATCCGAGGTTAATCGCAGAGTACACGCGGCAAATGCTATCCAGACAAATTACAAAGGCCGTCGTTCCGAACAATGGACCTTTATATGTTGTCACGTTAGCGGGTACTGCTGAGAAAAAAATTGCAGATGCACTGCAACAAACGGAACATGGAACGTTTTTGTCCATGCCTCCCGAAGATTCGGGAAAAATGATTGAAATGATCGGTCGGGAAGCCGAAAAACTGTCTGAACTGGGGCAAACACCGGTCATTCTCTGTTCCCCTGCAGTACGGATGCACGTGCGCCACTTGATAGAACGTCAATTCCCGAACGTTCCGGTCTTGTCCTATAACGAGTTGGAACCGCAAGTGGAGATTCAAAGTGTGGGAGTAGTCAATGTCGCATAA
- the flhB gene encoding flagellar biosynthesis protein FlhB, with the protein MQMDLQYFAAEGGQEKTEKATPKKREDTRKKGQVAKSNDVNTAVILLIVFIVLFAYAAVPGQFLHDLFTKMYINYAGMAFSIENVMALFLDLMFEVAIVLLPIFVAALFAGVVASMLQVGVLFAPEAIKPKLSKINPLKGIKRIFSARAIVELVKAFLKICLVGLLSFGIIWIYADELLQLALMDVVEGFQLVAWLTGVIGIACALLLLLLAVPDYVYQRYDHEKQIRMAKQEVKDEHKKMEGDPQIKARRRQRAKDVAMQRMMQEVPKADVVITNPTHYAVALQYDGEVMAAPTVIAKGSDYTALRMRQVADLNKVPIVENKPLARSLHDGTDIGQEVPEDLFRAVAEILAYVYRIGGER; encoded by the coding sequence ATGCAAATGGATCTGCAATATTTTGCAGCAGAAGGCGGACAGGAGAAAACGGAAAAAGCGACGCCGAAAAAGCGTGAGGATACGCGCAAAAAAGGACAGGTAGCGAAAAGTAACGATGTTAATACTGCCGTCATTTTACTCATCGTTTTTATTGTCCTTTTTGCTTATGCTGCGGTTCCCGGACAATTCCTGCACGATTTATTCACGAAAATGTATATCAACTACGCGGGCATGGCTTTTTCCATTGAAAATGTAATGGCGCTATTTCTCGATTTGATGTTCGAAGTCGCGATTGTTTTGTTGCCGATATTTGTTGCCGCCCTTTTTGCAGGGGTAGTCGCGAGTATGCTGCAAGTGGGTGTGTTGTTTGCTCCGGAAGCGATCAAACCGAAATTGTCGAAAATAAATCCGCTTAAGGGAATCAAACGAATTTTTTCCGCGCGTGCGATCGTGGAGTTGGTGAAAGCTTTTCTGAAAATCTGCCTTGTCGGCTTGCTTTCCTTTGGAATTATATGGATTTATGCGGACGAGCTTCTGCAACTGGCACTCATGGACGTCGTTGAAGGATTCCAATTGGTGGCTTGGTTGACGGGAGTCATCGGCATTGCTTGCGCCTTGCTCTTGCTCCTTTTAGCTGTTCCGGATTATGTCTACCAACGCTATGACCATGAAAAACAGATTCGTATGGCCAAACAGGAAGTAAAAGATGAACATAAAAAGATGGAAGGCGATCCGCAAATAAAGGCAAGGCGACGGCAACGTGCCAAAGACGTGGCTATGCAACGCATGATGCAGGAAGTTCCGAAAGCCGATGTCGTCATCACAAACCCGACCCATTACGCGGTTGCCCTTCAATATGACGGGGAGGTGATGGCGGCGCCGACAGTGATTGCCAAGGGATCGGATTATACAGCTTTGCGCATGCGGCAAGTGGCCGATTTAAACAAAGTTCCGATCGTCGAAAACAAGCCGCTCGCCCGTAGCCTCCATGATGGAACGGACATTGGACAAGAAGTGCCGGAAGATTTATTTCGTGCGGTCGCCGAGATTCTCGCCTACGTGTATCGGATTGGAGGTGAGAGGTGA
- the fliR gene encoding flagellar biosynthetic protein FliR has protein sequence MEWINQLPAFLLIFVRILAFLATLPVFSYRNVPNMFKIAFALFFAYIIFFTLDVPVIGIDASLFLLIMKEVLIGLLLGLIASILFYAIQVAGAFIDIKMGFLIANVMDPQTGAQTPLTGGFLYAFAVLFLLVTDGHHLLLDGIFYSYAYVPVDEMNVHFGGESVMETAVGAVSTMFIIAFQMAFPIVGALFLVDVALGLMSRAVPQMNVFVVGLPLKIFLGLPIIMFMLPAFFWLVSNLVDEMVITMRTLLELFGGA, from the coding sequence ATGGAGTGGATCAACCAGCTGCCGGCTTTTCTTTTAATCTTTGTGCGCATTCTCGCTTTTTTGGCGACACTGCCGGTATTTTCGTATCGCAATGTGCCGAATATGTTTAAAATCGCTTTTGCGCTCTTTTTTGCTTATATCATTTTTTTCACGCTGGATGTTCCGGTGATCGGGATCGACGCTTCTTTGTTTTTGTTGATCATGAAGGAAGTTTTGATCGGTCTTTTACTCGGGCTGATTGCCTCGATACTGTTTTATGCCATTCAGGTCGCAGGCGCTTTTATCGATATTAAAATGGGTTTTCTTATCGCGAACGTGATGGATCCGCAAACTGGAGCGCAAACCCCGTTAACCGGCGGATTCCTTTATGCCTTTGCCGTGCTTTTTCTGCTCGTTACCGACGGCCATCATTTGTTATTGGATGGGATTTTTTACAGCTATGCATATGTGCCCGTCGATGAAATGAATGTTCATTTTGGCGGAGAGTCGGTGATGGAAACAGCGGTCGGAGCTGTTTCAACGATGTTTATCATTGCTTTTCAAATGGCTTTTCCGATTGTAGGGGCGCTTTTCCTCGTCGATGTGGCGCTTGGGCTGATGTCGCGGGCGGTGCCGCAGATGAATGTGTTTGTCGTCGGCTTGCCGCTGAAAATTTTCCTGGGGTTGCCGATCATCATGTTTATGTTGCCGGCGTTCTTTTGGCTCGTCTCCAATCTTGTCGATGAAATGGTGATCACGATGCGGACGCTTTTAGAGTTGTTTGGGGGAGCGTGA
- the fliQ gene encoding flagellar biosynthesis protein FliQ produces the protein MNEETVISMAERSVTVVFLVAGPLLIVALALGLAVAIFQATTQIQEQTLAFIPKIIGVLASVVMFGAWMLSQLVSFTTEIYTNLHNFIG, from the coding sequence ATGAATGAAGAGACGGTTATAAGCATGGCGGAGCGAAGCGTAACGGTTGTTTTTCTCGTTGCGGGGCCATTGTTGATTGTCGCGCTCGCCTTGGGATTAGCTGTCGCTATTTTTCAGGCGACGACACAAATCCAGGAGCAAACGTTGGCGTTCATTCCGAAAATTATCGGCGTTCTCGCCTCGGTCGTGATGTTCGGCGCCTGGATGCTCAGTCAGCTCGTGAGTTTTACAACGGAAATCTATACAAATTTGCATAACTTTATAGGATAA